One stretch of Qipengyuania gelatinilytica DNA includes these proteins:
- a CDS encoding NAD(+) synthase: MAKSDTHPFYDLHTHGFVRVATATPKVRTADVAYNAEGILEQARKAHERGVDLLLYPELCLSSYAIDDLHLQTALLEAVERHLADIVEASRDLAPVLVIGAPLRRNGRIYNCAVAIARGKLLGVVPKSYLPNYREFYEKRWFSHGRECVGLEIEVNGKTVPFGTDLVFDADDLPGFTFGIEICEDFWSPNPPGTLAALAGATVLLNLSASNITIGKSDERHMLTRASSSRSVCAYAYSASGYGESTTDLAWDGQGMIYELGDLLVESVRFDHAPELCVADVDTKRILAERMRMQTWGDAADAAGRPEDWYRRVRFEHGHSPKDIGLERPVRRFPFVPNRREKLDEDCYEAFNIQVDALMRRIEATRPKCLTIGISGGLDSTHALLVAAKAMDRLGMPRTDIRGYTMPGFATSDGTKSNAWKLMKAFGITAEEIDIKPTATLMLENIGHAFADGEPVYDVTFENVQAGLRTDYLFRLAGQHGGWVIGTGDLSELALGWCTYGVGDQMSHYGVNAGVPKTLIQYLIRWTTTTHQFDNGVDEVLLDILDTEISPELVPAGEDGSIQSTQSIIGPYELNDFFLHHVIRWGQSPSHVAFLAWHAWKDAEAGQWPIDFPEDAKNEYDLATIAKWLENFVKRFFGFSQFKRSALPNGPKVSAGGALSPRGDWRAPSDAVADLWLEDLRRNLPG; encoded by the coding sequence ATGGCGAAGAGCGATACGCATCCCTTCTACGACCTTCACACGCACGGCTTCGTGCGCGTGGCGACCGCAACGCCGAAAGTTCGCACGGCCGACGTCGCCTACAATGCGGAAGGGATACTCGAGCAGGCGCGCAAGGCGCACGAGCGTGGGGTGGACCTGCTGCTCTATCCCGAGCTGTGCCTGTCGTCCTACGCAATCGACGATTTGCATCTCCAGACCGCGCTGCTGGAGGCCGTCGAACGCCACCTAGCCGACATCGTCGAGGCATCGCGCGATCTAGCGCCGGTGTTGGTAATCGGCGCACCGCTGCGGCGGAATGGGCGGATATACAATTGCGCGGTGGCGATTGCGCGCGGCAAGCTGCTGGGTGTCGTGCCCAAAAGCTACCTGCCCAATTATCGCGAATTCTACGAAAAGCGCTGGTTCAGCCACGGCCGCGAATGTGTGGGCCTGGAAATCGAAGTGAACGGCAAGACCGTTCCCTTCGGTACAGATCTTGTTTTCGATGCCGATGACCTGCCGGGCTTCACATTCGGTATCGAGATCTGCGAAGATTTCTGGTCGCCCAACCCGCCCGGCACGCTGGCCGCGCTGGCAGGGGCGACGGTCCTGCTGAACCTTTCGGCGTCCAACATCACCATCGGCAAGTCGGACGAGCGCCACATGCTGACGCGCGCCAGCTCAAGCCGGTCGGTCTGTGCCTATGCCTATTCGGCCAGCGGCTATGGCGAGAGCACGACGGACCTCGCGTGGGACGGGCAGGGCATGATCTACGAGCTCGGAGACCTGCTGGTTGAAAGCGTGCGCTTCGACCATGCGCCCGAGCTGTGCGTTGCCGATGTGGACACCAAGCGCATTCTTGCCGAACGCATGCGGATGCAGACATGGGGCGATGCGGCCGACGCTGCAGGCCGGCCCGAGGACTGGTATCGCCGTGTGCGCTTCGAACACGGCCATTCTCCCAAGGACATCGGCCTCGAACGCCCCGTCCGCCGCTTCCCCTTCGTGCCCAACCGGCGCGAGAAGCTGGACGAGGATTGCTACGAGGCATTCAACATCCAGGTCGATGCGCTCATGCGCCGGATCGAGGCGACGCGGCCCAAGTGCCTAACCATCGGTATCTCGGGCGGGCTCGATAGCACCCATGCGCTGCTGGTCGCGGCCAAGGCGATGGACCGGTTGGGAATGCCGCGCACCGATATTCGCGGCTATACCATGCCCGGCTTCGCGACTTCTGATGGGACCAAGTCCAATGCATGGAAGCTGATGAAGGCATTCGGCATCACCGCCGAAGAGATCGACATCAAGCCGACTGCCACCTTGATGCTGGAAAATATCGGCCACGCCTTTGCCGATGGCGAGCCGGTCTATGACGTGACCTTCGAGAATGTGCAGGCGGGCCTTCGCACCGACTACCTCTTCCGTCTTGCCGGACAGCACGGCGGCTGGGTTATCGGGACGGGCGATCTGTCCGAACTGGCGCTCGGCTGGTGCACCTATGGGGTTGGCGACCAGATGAGCCATTATGGCGTCAATGCGGGCGTGCCGAAAACGCTGATCCAGTACCTCATCCGCTGGACCACCACGACCCACCAATTCGATAACGGCGTGGATGAGGTCCTGCTCGACATTCTCGATACGGAAATCAGCCCCGAACTCGTGCCCGCTGGCGAAGACGGGTCGATCCAAAGCACGCAGTCGATCATCGGACCTTACGAACTCAACGATTTTTTCCTGCATCACGTTATCCGCTGGGGACAAAGTCCCAGCCATGTCGCCTTCCTCGCCTGGCATGCGTGGAAGGACGCTGAGGCTGGTCAGTGGCCGATCGATTTCCCCGAGGACGCGAAAAACGAATACGACCTCGCTACGATTGCGAAGTGGCTGGAAAACTTCGTGAAACGCTTCTTCGGTTTCAGCCAGTTCAAGCGCAGCGCGCTTCCCAACGGGCCGAAGGTCAGCGCTGGCGGTGCCTTGTCGCCGCGTGGTGACTGGCGTGCACCAAGCGATGCCGTAGCGGATCTGTGGCTCGAAGACCTGCGCCGCAACCTGCCCGGCTGA
- the yghU gene encoding glutathione-dependent disulfide-bond oxidoreductase → MADPTYTPPEVWTHDAENGGKFANINRPTAGAREDKDLPTGEHDFQLYSLATPNGVKATVMLEELLEAGHSGAEYDAYTINIGDGVQFTSGFVDVNPNSKIPALLDRSGETPVRIFESGAILLHLAEKFGAFLPTDHTRAEVLSWLFWQIGSAPFIGGGFGHFYAYAPEKYEYPINRYAMEVKRLFDVADQRLAKTEYLGGDEYTVADIAAWPWLAPFVEGTIYGEARKFLSIDEYENVGRWARQIAARPAVKRGRIVNKAWGDEDTQLLERHSAADFEGKKL, encoded by the coding sequence TTGGCCGATCCGACCTACACACCGCCCGAAGTCTGGACCCACGACGCCGAAAACGGCGGCAAGTTCGCCAATATCAACCGCCCCACGGCAGGCGCGCGAGAAGATAAGGACCTGCCCACAGGCGAGCATGATTTCCAGCTCTATTCGCTTGCCACGCCCAACGGTGTGAAGGCGACCGTCATGCTCGAAGAGCTTCTCGAAGCAGGGCACTCGGGTGCCGAGTATGACGCCTACACGATCAACATCGGCGACGGCGTCCAGTTCACCAGCGGCTTTGTCGATGTGAACCCCAACAGCAAGATCCCTGCCCTGCTCGATCGCAGCGGCGAAACGCCCGTTCGCATCTTCGAAAGCGGTGCGATCCTGCTGCATCTGGCCGAGAAATTCGGCGCCTTCCTTCCCACCGATCATACCCGCGCAGAAGTGCTGAGCTGGCTGTTCTGGCAGATCGGCAGCGCCCCCTTCATCGGCGGCGGTTTCGGCCACTTCTACGCCTATGCGCCGGAGAAGTACGAATACCCGATCAACCGCTATGCGATGGAAGTGAAGCGCCTGTTCGACGTTGCCGACCAGCGCCTCGCCAAGACCGAATATCTCGGCGGTGACGAATACACGGTCGCCGATATCGCGGCCTGGCCGTGGCTGGCACCTTTCGTCGAAGGCACGATCTATGGCGAGGCGCGCAAGTTCCTCTCGATCGACGAATACGAGAACGTCGGACGCTGGGCCAGACAGATTGCTGCACGTCCCGCAGTGAAGCGCGGACGCATCGTCAACAAGGCCTGGGGCGACGAGGATACGCAGCTCCTCGAACGCCACTCCGCCGCCGATTTCGAGGGCAAGAAGCTCTGA
- a CDS encoding PIG-L deacetylase family protein, producing the protein MNKIHDLGRVLVVAPHPDDEVLGCGGTMARLAEEGHAVHVLVATRGQPPAFPEEGVARVRAEMKKAHALLDIAETHELDLPAAALDTVPAAQVNAEIGDIVQAVSPDTLFLPFYGDIHGDHAIVFQAAMVAARPRHNRAPARILCYETLSETNWYAPPVTPAFIPNVYIDIADTLERKLDAFKCFESQVRPFPEERSVEALEALARSRGATVHLRAAEAFANIRQIVR; encoded by the coding sequence TTGAACAAGATTCACGATCTCGGACGCGTGCTTGTCGTGGCTCCGCATCCTGACGACGAAGTGCTGGGGTGTGGCGGAACCATGGCGCGCCTCGCCGAGGAAGGGCATGCGGTCCATGTGCTCGTCGCAACGCGCGGCCAGCCGCCCGCTTTCCCGGAGGAGGGCGTGGCGCGGGTGCGTGCCGAAATGAAGAAGGCCCATGCACTGCTGGATATCGCCGAAACGCATGAACTCGACCTCCCGGCTGCCGCCCTCGACACTGTTCCGGCAGCGCAGGTGAATGCAGAGATCGGCGATATCGTCCAGGCGGTTTCGCCCGATACGCTGTTCCTGCCCTTCTACGGGGACATCCACGGCGACCATGCGATCGTGTTCCAGGCGGCAATGGTGGCCGCCCGGCCGCGCCACAACCGTGCCCCGGCCCGCATCCTGTGTTACGAAACGCTCTCGGAAACGAACTGGTATGCGCCGCCGGTGACGCCGGCTTTCATTCCCAACGTCTACATCGACATCGCCGATACGCTGGAGCGCAAGCTGGACGCATTCAAGTGCTTTGAATCGCAGGTCCGACCATTTCCTGAGGAGCGCTCCGTCGAAGCTCTGGAAGCGCTCGCCCGCTCGCGTGGCGCAACGGTCCATCTGCGCGCCGCCGAAGCCTTCGCGAATATCCGCCAGATAGTCCGTTAG
- a CDS encoding MFS transporter produces the protein MASAASGNSMILENNQRLRLFTLFILYVGQGMPIGLFWFAIPAWMAVNGAPAADVGSVAALTALPWSLKLVNGFIMDRYTFLPMGRRRAWILGAQIVMIAFLVIGALVDPAVTDVAILGGIGFAVNMATTFQDVAVDGLAVDIMTEDERARGSGMMFGGQAIGIAAATAICGFVIEDFGAPAAFLIVSALIFALCIYIASFRERSGERSLPWSTGQAHERNLAIQLDAWWPLLKATFNSMRRLVSLLWIPCLFGRGVLYGGFTGATPLIGANYAGWDTSEISSLTATAGLLAGVLCITLGGWLGDKFGAKRIGIMWIASGIALCAVMYLGVGYWSNSAVFMAFVYFWIPLDMLITVALLPISMRLCDPTVAATQFTIYMAVSNFGISFGAFMLGKTDALGGLPSIFIIVGTGLSVALALLLTVKYPRRPEYYEIQKRREILAAHKPA, from the coding sequence ATGGCGTCTGCCGCGTCGGGCAATTCGATGATCCTGGAAAACAACCAGCGACTGCGGCTGTTCACACTCTTCATCCTTTATGTGGGGCAGGGGATGCCCATCGGGCTGTTCTGGTTCGCCATTCCGGCATGGATGGCGGTGAACGGTGCGCCAGCCGCCGATGTCGGCTCGGTCGCTGCGCTGACGGCGCTGCCGTGGTCGCTCAAGCTGGTGAACGGCTTCATCATGGACCGCTACACCTTCCTTCCGATGGGACGGCGCAGGGCGTGGATCCTCGGGGCGCAGATCGTGATGATCGCATTCCTCGTGATCGGGGCGCTGGTCGATCCCGCCGTTACCGATGTCGCGATCCTCGGCGGTATCGGATTCGCGGTGAACATGGCGACAACCTTTCAGGACGTTGCGGTCGACGGTCTTGCGGTAGACATCATGACCGAGGACGAACGCGCGCGGGGCTCGGGGATGATGTTCGGCGGTCAGGCGATCGGCATTGCCGCTGCCACGGCCATTTGCGGGTTCGTGATCGAGGATTTCGGCGCGCCCGCGGCATTCCTGATCGTTTCGGCCCTGATCTTCGCGCTCTGCATCTACATCGCTTCATTCAGGGAACGCAGCGGCGAACGATCGCTGCCGTGGTCGACCGGTCAGGCCCATGAACGCAATCTCGCTATCCAGCTCGATGCCTGGTGGCCGCTCCTGAAGGCGACGTTCAATTCGATGCGCAGGCTGGTCAGCCTGCTCTGGATACCATGCCTATTCGGACGAGGTGTCCTCTATGGCGGCTTCACCGGCGCCACTCCGCTGATCGGGGCCAATTACGCCGGCTGGGATACTTCGGAAATTTCCAGCCTCACTGCGACGGCCGGCCTGCTGGCGGGCGTGTTGTGCATTACGCTGGGAGGATGGCTGGGAGACAAGTTCGGCGCGAAGCGGATCGGTATCATGTGGATCGCATCGGGCATCGCCCTGTGCGCCGTAATGTATCTGGGCGTCGGGTACTGGAGCAACTCGGCGGTGTTCATGGCCTTTGTGTATTTCTGGATACCGCTGGATATGCTGATCACGGTTGCCCTGCTGCCGATTTCCATGCGCCTGTGCGATCCGACTGTCGCAGCCACGCAGTTCACTATCTACATGGCGGTTTCCAACTTCGGCATCTCTTTCGGAGCCTTCATGCTCGGCAAGACCGATGCCTTGGGAGGGCTGCCGTCGATCTTCATCATCGTGGGGACCGGGCTGTCGGTTGCTCTGGCCCTGCTGCTTACCGTCAAATACCCGCGCCGCCCTGAATATTACGAAATCCAGAAGCGGCGCGAGATTTTGGCGGCTCACAAACCGGCCTGA
- a CDS encoding enoyl-CoA hydratase-related protein — translation MSDFETIRAEREGNVLTITLNRPERLNACPPAMADEIFTAIRDLGDARAVLLKGEGRAFCSGADLAANAEMSVSGGDRAYASLSQHYNPMVQALASLPVPVVSVVQGPAAGVGCSIALAADFVIAGKSGYFLQAFANIGLVPDGGSSWMLPRLIGTAQATRMVMLGEKIHAEEAERIGLIYKCVEDDALAGEAKALVERLADGPTVALGLMKQTLRDGLEMDFAATLAAEAKAQRKAGSTQDAVEGALAFLQKRKAAFKGA, via the coding sequence ATGAGCGATTTCGAAACCATCCGGGCTGAGCGCGAGGGCAATGTCCTCACCATCACGCTGAACCGCCCCGAGCGCTTGAATGCCTGCCCGCCTGCAATGGCGGACGAAATCTTTACCGCCATCCGCGATCTGGGCGATGCCCGCGCAGTCTTGCTGAAAGGCGAAGGCCGGGCCTTCTGCTCGGGTGCAGACCTTGCAGCGAATGCGGAAATGTCGGTCAGCGGCGGCGACCGCGCCTATGCTTCGCTCAGCCAGCATTACAACCCGATGGTCCAGGCGCTCGCCTCGCTGCCCGTTCCGGTGGTCTCGGTGGTCCAGGGTCCGGCAGCCGGTGTCGGCTGTTCCATCGCGCTGGCGGCAGACTTCGTGATTGCCGGCAAGAGCGGCTATTTCCTCCAGGCCTTCGCGAATATCGGCTTGGTTCCCGATGGCGGCTCCAGCTGGATGTTGCCGCGCCTGATCGGCACGGCGCAGGCGACCCGCATGGTGATGCTGGGCGAGAAGATCCACGCCGAAGAAGCGGAGCGTATCGGCCTGATCTATAAGTGTGTCGAGGACGATGCGCTCGCCGGAGAAGCGAAGGCGCTGGTCGAGCGACTGGCCGATGGGCCGACGGTAGCCCTCGGCCTCATGAAACAGACACTTCGCGACGGGCTGGAAATGGATTTCGCCGCCACTCTCGCCGCTGAGGCGAAGGCCCAGCGCAAGGCGGGCAGCACGCAGGATGCCGTCGAAGGCGCGCTTGCCTTCCTCCAGAAGCGCAAGGCAGCGTTCAAGGGCGCCTGA
- a CDS encoding WecB/TagA/CpsF family glycosyltransferase translates to MTDKVWTPIKHVRVADQWVAAASRQDFVDAAHSDASFADEHGRVRTRLIFDSNGQGVSMARTNPKFRQALEHADVIHADGQFIVDVSRKYCSEPIPERTPTTDMIHDFAKACEKSGRTFYLLGAPEEINSECARVLKRMYPKLKIVGRHHGFFKGREEEILADIEEKKPDFLWVGLGKPLEQEFCVQYKDRLDAVWTITCGGCFNFITGDYSRAPQWMQDASLEWLHRMIINPRHLFWRYFTTTPHAFVLGHRLSDEATKVFQYEPA, encoded by the coding sequence ATGACTGACAAAGTATGGACGCCTATCAAACATGTGCGCGTCGCTGACCAATGGGTTGCTGCGGCAAGCAGACAGGATTTCGTCGACGCCGCCCACAGTGATGCAAGTTTCGCCGACGAGCATGGGCGTGTGCGCACGCGATTGATTTTCGATTCAAACGGCCAAGGCGTTTCCATGGCCCGAACGAACCCGAAGTTTCGCCAAGCGCTCGAACACGCAGATGTGATTCACGCTGATGGCCAGTTCATAGTCGATGTCTCCAGAAAATACTGCTCTGAGCCTATTCCGGAGCGCACACCGACAACGGATATGATCCATGATTTCGCCAAGGCTTGCGAGAAAAGTGGTCGCACTTTCTACCTTCTCGGAGCTCCCGAGGAGATCAACTCCGAGTGCGCACGCGTACTCAAGAGGATGTATCCGAAACTGAAGATCGTGGGGCGACACCATGGATTCTTCAAAGGTAGAGAGGAAGAGATACTCGCGGACATCGAGGAGAAGAAGCCCGACTTCTTGTGGGTTGGTTTAGGTAAGCCACTCGAGCAGGAATTCTGTGTGCAATACAAGGATCGTCTGGATGCGGTTTGGACCATCACTTGTGGTGGCTGCTTCAACTTCATCACCGGCGACTACAGTCGGGCTCCGCAGTGGATGCAAGATGCGAGCTTGGAATGGCTGCATCGTATGATCATCAATCCCCGACACCTTTTCTGGCGCTATTTTACCACTACGCCTCACGCTTTCGTTCTGGGCCACCGCCTCTCGGATGAGGCTACGAAGGTTTTCCAGTACGAGCCCGCCTGA
- a CDS encoding DNA topoisomerase IB, which translates to MTKLIYVDDQLPGITRKGAGKGWAYYDPTGELITDRAEKKRLNAIALPPAYIDAWFCPAPNGHILATGVDAKGRKQYRYHPEFRSQRESEKFDKCLAFGQLLPLVRKKVEEDLRGRKLTRERAVASVVRLLDLGAVRVGNEGYAERNNSYGATTLRRRHAEVTGKTLKLRYKGKSGKMREVTLTDGSLARMVRNMQDLPGQNVFKYVDEDGDVQVVGSSDVNEYLEACMGERFTAKNFRTWHASVMGFECLRTGEGRMPMKALLECVAEQLGNTPAVTRKSYIHPAVIDLVDRQEDWREGLQLPRATQWLTREERGLLSLLQESPAAAELLAA; encoded by the coding sequence ATGACGAAGCTCATCTATGTCGACGATCAACTGCCCGGTATCACCCGCAAGGGTGCGGGTAAGGGGTGGGCCTATTACGACCCTACGGGCGAACTGATTACCGACCGGGCAGAGAAGAAGCGCCTCAATGCGATCGCCTTGCCACCGGCCTATATCGATGCGTGGTTCTGCCCGGCTCCCAATGGACATATCCTTGCCACCGGCGTGGATGCCAAGGGTCGCAAGCAATACCGCTATCATCCCGAATTCCGCAGCCAGCGCGAGAGCGAGAAGTTCGACAAGTGCCTGGCCTTCGGACAACTCCTTCCGCTGGTGCGCAAGAAGGTGGAAGAAGACCTGCGCGGACGCAAGCTCACGCGCGAGCGTGCCGTGGCGAGCGTCGTTCGCCTGCTCGATCTGGGCGCGGTCCGCGTCGGGAACGAGGGGTATGCCGAACGGAACAATAGCTACGGGGCCACCACCCTGCGTCGCCGGCATGCCGAGGTGACCGGCAAGACATTGAAGCTGCGCTACAAGGGCAAATCGGGCAAGATGCGCGAGGTCACGCTGACCGACGGTAGTCTCGCTCGCATGGTGCGCAACATGCAGGATCTTCCGGGTCAGAACGTCTTCAAATATGTCGACGAGGACGGAGACGTGCAGGTCGTTGGTTCAAGCGACGTGAACGAATATCTCGAAGCCTGCATGGGAGAACGCTTCACCGCGAAGAATTTCCGCACCTGGCACGCCAGCGTCATGGGGTTCGAATGCCTGCGCACGGGTGAGGGGCGGATGCCGATGAAGGCATTGCTCGAATGCGTCGCCGAACAGCTGGGCAATACGCCTGCTGTTACGCGCAAGAGCTATATCCATCCTGCTGTGATCGACCTCGTCGACCGTCAGGAAGACTGGCGCGAAGGCCTCCAGCTTCCCCGCGCGACACAATGGCTGACCCGCGAAGAACGCGGCTTGCTCAGCCTGTTGCAGGAAAGCCCTGCGGCCGCCGAACTTCTGGCAGCATGA
- a CDS encoding acetyl-CoA acetyltransferase yields MSEADPRKTPVIIGVGQINDRPEDPGDGLDPIGLMAAALRHADEDAGGDWLARCDSLSVVAQLAWPQLNPVDGTLAETLGIDPAHRMQTAMPNGDSPILLLHEAANRIARGEASVCAIVGGEALRTAAKLAALKPRDDGEKPNALRDASHRKRSGYAPSYGLVVPTDVYPLYENAGRAAYGQSLAEGQAESGAIWSGMSEVAAGNDSAWIREAVSAQEVITPSPTNRPIAFPYTKLQVANSSVNQGAGFIVTSLAEAREHGVPDEKLVFVGHGAAAHEDGNFLARDRYDHSPSLSTSIERTLELNGVSADDLAHVELYSCFPCVPKMARRVLGWPLDRPATVFGGLTFGGGPIGNYMSHAVAEMVLRLRGTTDKGLLFANGGYATHNHTILLSGAPTGASFPQEFDYQQEADAKRGAVPELDEEYQGEAEVETYTVHYARDGSPRSGVVVARTPEGKRTLALVPGSDSAALAWFTDGSHEPVGTAGLILRDEKGMGIWQRANA; encoded by the coding sequence ATGAGCGAAGCCGACCCGCGCAAAACTCCCGTCATCATTGGCGTTGGCCAGATCAACGATCGCCCCGAAGATCCCGGAGACGGGCTCGATCCGATCGGCTTGATGGCAGCAGCCCTGCGCCATGCCGACGAAGACGCCGGTGGCGACTGGCTGGCTCGCTGCGATTCGCTTTCGGTCGTGGCCCAATTGGCCTGGCCCCAGCTCAATCCGGTGGACGGGACGCTCGCCGAGACGCTCGGTATCGATCCTGCCCATCGCATGCAGACTGCCATGCCCAATGGCGACAGTCCGATCCTGCTTCTACACGAAGCGGCCAACCGCATCGCTCGCGGCGAAGCGAGCGTTTGCGCAATAGTCGGCGGCGAGGCGCTGCGTACTGCGGCAAAGCTCGCTGCACTCAAACCACGCGACGATGGCGAAAAGCCCAATGCCTTGCGCGATGCGAGCCACCGCAAGCGGAGCGGCTATGCGCCCAGTTACGGCCTCGTCGTGCCGACCGACGTCTATCCGCTCTACGAAAATGCCGGACGCGCTGCCTATGGCCAGTCGCTCGCCGAAGGGCAGGCCGAAAGCGGCGCCATCTGGTCGGGCATGAGCGAAGTGGCCGCGGGCAACGACAGCGCGTGGATACGCGAGGCAGTCAGCGCGCAAGAGGTCATCACCCCCTCGCCGACCAACCGCCCGATCGCTTTCCCCTACACCAAGCTCCAGGTCGCCAACTCATCGGTAAACCAGGGCGCGGGCTTCATCGTCACCAGCCTTGCCGAGGCGCGCGAGCATGGAGTGCCGGATGAGAAATTGGTGTTCGTCGGCCACGGCGCAGCGGCGCATGAGGACGGCAATTTCCTCGCCCGCGACCGCTACGACCATTCGCCCAGCCTCTCGACATCGATCGAGCGGACATTGGAACTGAACGGTGTGAGCGCCGACGACCTCGCCCATGTCGAGCTCTATTCCTGCTTCCCCTGTGTCCCCAAGATGGCGCGGCGCGTCCTCGGTTGGCCGCTCGATCGCCCGGCCACCGTCTTTGGCGGGCTGACTTTCGGCGGCGGCCCGATCGGCAATTATATGAGCCATGCGGTCGCCGAGATGGTGCTCCGCCTGCGCGGAACGACCGACAAGGGATTGCTGTTCGCCAATGGCGGATATGCCACGCACAATCACACCATACTCCTGTCCGGAGCTCCTACAGGCGCAAGCTTCCCGCAGGAATTCGACTACCAGCAGGAAGCCGATGCAAAGCGCGGGGCCGTTCCGGAACTGGACGAGGAATATCAAGGCGAGGCCGAGGTCGAAACCTATACGGTCCACTACGCGAGGGACGGATCGCCTCGCTCGGGCGTCGTGGTTGCCCGCACCCCCGAAGGCAAACGCACTCTCGCGCTGGTGCCGGGAAGCGATAGCGCCGCCCTGGCGTGGTTTACCGATGGCTCACACGAGCCGGTCGGCACAGCGGGATTGATCCTCCGGGACGAAAAGGGCATGGGAATTTGGCAACGGGCCAATGCATAA
- the argE gene encoding acetylornithine deacetylase → MTDLAKARSILETLVAFDTTSARSNLALIEWVEAYLGEHGIASNRVPNEGGDKANLFATCGQVVEGGVILSGHSDVVPVEGQDWSSDPWIVREADGKYFGRGTCDMKGFLALALAWVPQFVKGSRPVHLAISYDEEVGCKGAPAMIERMAVTIPAPRLAVIGEPSSMKIITGHKGICAFEVNIRGHEAHSSLVDHGISANMVAVHLMSKLAEIARELEACANPDNGFDPPQATLTIGEMQGGTAVNILAGHARFVFDLRCPPDVDPDAAIEPFRELCGKVDAEMKAKFPATGVELQQLASAPAMTHAGSDDAVEFVRKLTGENTAPSQVAYGAEGGQFQRAGFPTLICGPGSIEQAHQPDEWLAISQFEEGARFMERLARELA, encoded by the coding sequence ATGACGGACTTGGCCAAGGCACGATCGATCCTCGAAACGCTGGTGGCATTCGACACCACTTCGGCGCGCAGCAACCTTGCACTGATCGAGTGGGTCGAGGCCTATCTGGGCGAACATGGCATCGCCTCGAACAGGGTGCCGAACGAGGGCGGCGACAAGGCAAACCTGTTCGCCACCTGCGGCCAGGTGGTCGAGGGTGGGGTCATCCTTTCAGGACATAGCGACGTGGTGCCGGTGGAAGGGCAGGACTGGAGCAGCGATCCGTGGATCGTCCGGGAAGCCGACGGGAAATACTTCGGGCGCGGGACCTGCGACATGAAGGGTTTCCTTGCCCTCGCGCTGGCATGGGTCCCGCAGTTCGTGAAAGGGTCGAGGCCGGTCCATCTGGCGATCAGCTATGACGAGGAAGTCGGCTGCAAGGGGGCACCCGCCATGATCGAACGGATGGCTGTCACCATTCCCGCGCCGCGCCTTGCCGTCATCGGCGAACCGAGCAGCATGAAGATCATCACCGGCCACAAGGGAATTTGCGCTTTCGAGGTGAATATCCGGGGGCACGAGGCGCATAGCTCGCTGGTCGACCACGGCATTTCGGCCAACATGGTTGCGGTTCACCTGATGTCGAAGCTGGCCGAGATCGCGCGCGAGCTCGAGGCTTGCGCCAATCCGGACAATGGCTTCGATCCGCCGCAGGCGACGCTTACCATCGGCGAGATGCAGGGCGGGACGGCGGTCAACATCCTTGCCGGGCATGCACGTTTCGTGTTCGACCTGAGGTGCCCGCCCGATGTCGATCCGGACGCCGCGATCGAGCCCTTCAGGGAGCTCTGCGGCAAGGTCGATGCGGAAATGAAGGCGAAGTTTCCCGCCACCGGTGTGGAGTTGCAGCAGCTCGCATCCGCGCCTGCGATGACGCATGCGGGCAGCGATGACGCCGTGGAGTTCGTCCGCAAGCTGACAGGCGAGAATACCGCGCCTTCGCAAGTGGCCTATGGCGCGGAGGGCGGGCAATTCCAGAGGGCCGGCTTCCCGACGCTGATCTGCGGGCCGGGGTCGATCGAGCAGGCGCACCAGCCCGACGAATGGCTTGCGATATCGCAGTTCGAGGAAGGCGCCCGCTTCATGGAGCGCCTTGCCCGCGAACTGGCCTGA